From Thermodesulfobacteriota bacterium:
CTAGTTATATGTCTGGGCAAAAGGTACTATAGTTACTTTTTTAGTTCTTAACCGCGAATAGGAGAAAGTTGAGGAAGTCAGTGGCATGTGGAAATCTGGAGGAGGTCTTTAATTCTGCTATGATTTTAAATCGTTAAGAGAAACCTCTACCTCTTCGCAAAATCATCATTGCAAAGCTTTTTTTCTGGACAACGGGAGGCATTATAAGTGTGTTGGGCATCGTTCATGCATATTCGTAAACAGGGGTCTCAATCACTCTGGCTGGCTTTCCCCCCCCCCCCCCTTGATCAAATCTTGGAGATGTTCCACTGTATCAGGGGAAAAGAATTGCTCTCCGGTTTCCCTGCATACACGGGCTGGCACATGCTCAATAATATAGAATTTCCCTCCGTGAGTCAAAGTGTACGTGACTTCTGTTTCAATCATTGTTTCCTTCATAATTACTCACCTAATTGGTTTTGCTGCCTGATCCTGAAGTCCACCCATAGATCCAGGTCTGGTTCATAGAGTGTTATAATCTTGATCAGTGTACGGCTGGGGTAGCTGCACTGTCTTCCCCTAATAGTGTTTTACATCATCACTATCACTACCTGAAATAGCTGTCGGCTTTTTCAAAATAACAAGATTCCTTACTTCGTTCGGAATGACAAATGAGAGAGTCAAAATGATATAGCGGGAGTTTTTTAAAGCTCTCAAACCAATCAGGGTAAAATCTGTAAAAATTTAGCAGCGTGCATGACTCGCACCCGGCCATCGAGAAAATCTTCATTTCCTTCTAATGTGAGTTGATATAGACAAGGAATATTTAACCGCTCCCCGGGATAGTTGTCGTTTAATAAGCATGATTATTTTTACCATGAGGCAAAAATAATCACAACTAAATTTGCCGATAAGCAAAATAATTACGGTACTAACGCCCATTTCTCTACATACTTTTTTAATATGTTTCCTTCGCTCAAAAACCTAGAAACCCTGGAAAATCCTGAATAAGACTGGCTAAAATAATTTCGCGGATTATATTCAATCCCTGGTTTTATCATATACAGATTCTCCTTAGCCCTGGTTGTTGCCACATAAAAAAGCCTTCTTTCTTCTTCGATATTTTCCGCACTGTCCAGAGAATAGGAGGATGGTAAGTAACCGTCAACAAGGAATATTATGAAGACTGTATGCCATTCGAGTCCTTTAGCTGAATGAATTGTAGACAAGGTTAAATTTTCTTTTTCTTTATCAATGGCACCTGCATCAATTTGACTTATTTCCAGTGGTTCCAGGGTTACATCGACTAAAAATTGCTCTAAATTATCATATCTTTCACAAATTTTTACTAATGAATAAAGGTCATTGAGCCTTTTGTTGAAATCATCATATTTATTCTCTAAGAGAGGTTTGTAGTATTCAAGAAGTATTCTTATTTGTTCTGTTGGAGGGATGTCTTTAGCGGAAATCTGTTCAAGCGTTGAAAATAACTTAGTTAAATCTTTATGGTATTTCTTCATTAAAAAGCTGTTTTCTTTTAAAAACTGCAGCCCGGTTTTATTGTCAACGATTTCAGAGGTAATATCATTTGCCGTCTTTGGACCTATCCCTTCTATCAAAAGTAATGTCCTATGCCAGCTGATAGAATCCAGGGGATTGAAAACAACCCTTAAATGGGCGATTACATCTTTAACATGGGCTGTTTCAATGAATTTAAAGCCGCCATATTTTACATAAGGGATTTTGTGGCTTGCCAATTCAATCTCTAAATCATTTGAATGCCAGGCAGCTCGAAACAGAACAGCAATATTATTTAAAGGTATACCCCCATCTCTTAATTCTGAGATTCTCTGGATTATAAATTTTGACTGGTAATTTTCATTTTGTGTCTCAATGAAAACAGGTTTTTTTTTGCCTTCTTTTCTGGTGAATAAGGTTTTAGAATATTTTTCCTTTGCATGTTGGATAATCTCGTTAGTCAGGTCAAGAACCGACTGGATGCTTCTATAGTTTTGCTCTATGGTTATGATCTTTGTGTCTGGAAATATTCTGGGGAAGTCCATAATATTCCTGAAGTTGGCTCCCCGGAAGGAATATATACTCTGGGAATCGTCTCCTACTGCCATAATATTTTGATGTTCTGAGGCAAGGAGCCGGGCTATGTTTGCCTGTAATCTGTTTGTATCCTGGTATTCATCTATCATTATAAATCTGTAAAAATTGGATAGTTTGGCTCTGATGTCATCATTTTCCTGCAGGAGGATTTTCAGGTAAATAAGCAAGTCATCATAATCCATAATGGATTTGGTTTTTTTATATCTTTTGTATTCTTCGTATATCTTTTGCAGATCATATGAATTTTCTGCGAACTGAGGGTAATCTTCTATCAGGACGTCTTCAATGGGACAGCCTTTGTTGATGGATTTGCTAATAACATTTGTAACAGCCTGTTTCCTGGGAAATCTTAATTCCTTCTTGTGAAATCCAAATTGTGCCCTTATCAGGTTAATAACATCTTCGGAGTCCCCGCGATCCAGGATAGTAAAATTATTGTTGAATCCGATAAGATTGGCATATCTTCTGAGGATGGTATTCGCAAAAGAATGGAAAGTCCCCCCTGATACCTTTCCGCATCTTTCATCCAGGATTTCAGAAGCTCTTCTCAGCATCTCATGGGAAGCTTTTCTGGTAAAGGTAAGCAGTAATATATGCTCTGGTTTTACACCCTCTTCCACCAATCTGGCTACCCTATATACCAAAGTTCTGGTTTTTCCACTGCCTGCGCCTGCAATAACCAGAATTGGCCCATCAACGACCTCTACAGCCTTAAGCTGAGCTTCGTTAAGCTCATCTTCGTATTTAATCTTAAAGGGCTTCTTTGCATCTGCCTCTGATTCTATGGTTTTTAAGGTGTATTTTTTCATGTGTTATTTCTCATTTCAAGTGGGTCAAGGGTGAGGGTAAAGTTTATATTACCTCTCACTCACTTTAAGAAAGAAGCTACTATATCTTGCTGATGGCTAAATGCTGACCGCTGAATGCTTACTATAATTCCAACTCCTCTAAATCATGTATAATGAAGTCCCCTGCCATCTTCTTCTCTCTATCAAGAAAGATGGCATTGGCACCTGCCTCCCTGGGGGCGATGTAATCATATTCCCAATGGTCGCCGATATGGAGGAACTCCGAGGGCGATATATCCAGTCTATTACAGATAGTCAGATAGCTGTCCGGGGTCTTCAACTGTTTGAAATCGGATATTACAGAAAAATCAAACTTAAAGAACTGCTTGATTGTCTTTATCTTTACATCCAGGAATTCCCTTGGCATGGCTGTAGTAAGTATCAGGGTAAACCTGTCCTCCAGCCTCTCCAGGGTAGGAATGACATCCGGAAATACCTCTATTCTGGACTCATACTTGGAAAGTATCTCTTCAAAGCTGGTTTGCAGACCGAAGTGCTCAATCCAGTGATTCATCTCGTACCAGCGCAAATCACCTTCTCCGACCTTCTCATACTCCGATATGGTATAAGCCTGAGCATCTTCAAAATTCATACCCTCTTTTTTTGCTATGAGGCAGGGAAGCTCCTCCAGCCAGATCAGGTTGTTGAACTCCATAGGAACCAGCGTACCGTCCACATCAAAGGATACTACCTCTATTTTCTCTTTCATCGGCTTACTCTCTTTCTCCGAATATTGCCGTTCCTATCCTGACTATGGTTGCCCCCTCTTCAATGGCTATCTCAAAATCACTGGACATCCCCATAGAGAGCTCCCTCATGGAGATATTTTCAAGTCCTTCTCGCTCAATCTCCTCTTTTAATTCCCTCAATGATTTAAAGTAAGAACGGGCGTCTTCCGGATCATCGAAGTAGGGGGGCATTGTCATCAGACCTTCTACCTTTATGTTTGTTAAGTTGGCGATTTCTGAGACAAGGGAGATAGCTCTATCTCTTTCTATGCCCGATTTTGTAGTCTCATGGGAGATGTTTACCTGAATCAAGACACTGACTCTCTTCCCGGATTGTTTTGCCCTTTTATCAATCTCTTCTGCCAAAACTTTCCTGTCCACTGAATGGAACATGTCGAACATGCTAACTGCCTGTTTTACCTTATTGGTCTGGAGATGACCAATCATGTGCCAGAATAAGGGCACGACGCGCCGTGCCCCTACCTGATGGCCTATCTCTTCAATCTTTTCCTTCGCCTCCTGCACGTAACTCTCACCTAAAATGGTTGCCCCTGCTGATATAGCCTCCCTGATCTCTTCAACCTCTATCGTTTTCGAAACAACTACAAGTTTAACCTCCCCAGGGTCTCTGCCAGCCTTAAGAGCAGCCTTTTCAATCCTTTCTTTTACCGATAATAAGTTGTCAGCGATTTTCGACATCTGGTAATCCTGAGAAAGAATGTTGGTAGTGTCTTTTATTACATGTTAGCCGTCTGTTGCAGGCAGTTTTAAAAGAACCATCCTATTTTTCTCTAAGGAATCGCTACTTCTTTTTCTTTAACAACACTGGAAAGAGAGTCAAGAACGAAATCCTTTGCATTGAGTATTTCAAGAAGAACAGGCTCACCGTCTTTTGAAAAATGGATAATCATCTGCCCTTCTTCCTCTGCGTAATCTATCTGCTTATCTGAAAGCTCGATAAGAAGGGCATCAACATCCTTGCTGTATCTAATCTTTCTCATACCTTGACCTCCTTCCGGGATAAACGGTTACAATATAATATCCCTCTGTTCCTGTTTCATAGACAACCCTAACTACATGAGAATCATCTATACCTTTTTGGGCGACCAATCTTCCCTCGTAACCTTCTTCTATTTTATCAGGAAATCTGATAATATCTTCAACCATTTCTTTTGAGATATCAAAACCATGTGCCTTTAAAATCTCAATTTTTAACAGAGAATGTAAGCTAAACTCTATCTTTTTGGACATTATAACCCTTTTCCATAAACATTCATGTTGAACAAAGCCTTACCCCCCACCCACTCTTTGCAAAGCCTCCACCACTTCACATATTGGAAGACCAATCACATTGGTATACGAACCTTTTATCTCCCTGATCATAAAAGAACCCTTTCCCTGAATCGCATAACCTCCAGCCTTATCAAACGGCTCCCTGGTCTTAATATATCTCTGGATTTCCTCTTCGGTAAGCTCCTTAAACGTTACGGTTGTTTCCACAGACTCCTTGACTGATTCTCCATTACCTGTGTTAAGGATACAGAAACCTGTTATTACACGGTGGTCTTTACCGCTGAGTTTTAAGAGCATTTGACAGGCATCCTGTTCTCTGGCAGGTTTCCCTAAAATTTCCCCATCCACCAAAACAATAGTATCAGCTGCTATTACACATGAGTCTTCTGAGAGGGGTATGGCGAACTGTGCCCCTACTAAGGCTTTCTCTTCAGCCAGGCGAAGTACATGTTCTACTGGATTCTCTCCGTCTTTGATCTTCTCCTCCACTTCGCTGGGAATAACCTCAAACCGCAGCCCAATCTGCTCCAGTAACTCCTTCCGTCTTGGTGAAGATGAAGCAAGAAACAGTTTCATAATCTTCAGAATAGCTCCCCCAGTTCCTTTGAGCGATTGGTGGCAGCCTCAACGGCATCTATTATGACTGCTCTCAGTCTGCCTGCCTCCATGACGTGGAGACCTGTAATGGTTGTACCTCCGGGCGATGTAACCCTGTCTCTCAGTTGAGAAGGAGTTTCTCCGGTTTCGAATATCATCTTTGCCGAGCCGAAGACTGTCTGTACAGCCAGAGTTTTGGCAGTATCCCGATTCAGGCCAACCTTCACTCCTGCATCTATAAGGGCATCAATAATTAAGAAAACATAAGCAGGACCGCTCCCGCTAAGCCCTGTTACCGCATCCATGTATCTCTCTTCAACTACTACTGTCTTACCAACGGCATCAAATATATTCCTGGCAATATCCAAATCCTCTTTGGTAGCTTTCGATCCGGGAGAGACGGCTGTAACCCCTTCTCCGACCAATGCCGGTGTATTTGGCATAACTCTGACTATCCGGCTGTTGTTTTTGAAATTGCTCTCAATATACTTTAATGTAACACCAGCAGCAATGGATATTACAAGTTTAGAAATATCAACAGCCTTGGCAATCTCCTTTAGAACAAACCCTATAGTCTGGGGTTTTATTGCTAAAACAATAACTTCCGCCTGAGATATAAGCTCAAGGTTACTTGGGGTAGTTATGATCCCAAAGGAATTGCTGAATAATCTCCTTCTGTCCTCCGATACATCTGATGATACTATGTTCTTCGGAGAAACTACCCCTGCCCTTATAATCCCTTTAATAATTGCCTCTGCCATATTGCCTGATCCAATAAATCCGATTTTTTTATCATCAAGCATCTTTCTCCCCTTCTATTTACTTATTTTGAGGGCTTTTAAAAAATATCCCTTTTTGCTTCAGCGTTCATTTAATGAATCTAAGCCATTTTCATAATAAAGTCAATCTATTATACCTACCGTTCTTATCAATCACCATCGGTTTTTCTACCTTGTTTATGGTTATTCAAATTTAGGGTAACTACATACTTGACATACCTTATAAAACAGACTAGTATTATTTTCCAGGGTATAAGCATTATTCCATTACTGCCCGGGAGGTTAACCCTCTGAGAAAATGGGTAATACAACTGTACCTCAGGAGAGTGAAGCGTTTAAACAGGGGGTTTTCTTTCCTGAAAAGAAAGGAAGGGAGGTTGGATCATGGCAAAAGAAAGGAAATTCTGGGATGAAGGGGTAGAGACTCTGCCTCTGGATAAGCTGAAGAAACTCCAGCTGGACAGGCTTCAGGAGATGGCTACACGAGCTTATGAAAAGACGCCTTTCTATAGAAAGAAGTTTGATAAAGCAGGGGTAAAACCTTCGGACATCGCAACGCTGGAAGACATTCGCAAACTCCCCATAACTGAAGATGCTGACACTCGGGGAAAACCGATTATTGACAGGCTGGCTGTCCCTGAAGAAGAGGTCAAAGTCTTCAGCTCTACAACAGGTACCACTACAGGTATCCCCGAACCTCTGGCTTTTAACAAACATGACATTAACACTTTCTTTGATGGAGAAGCAAGGGGAAAATGGGCAATAGGGGTCAGACCGGATGATGTTGTCCAGATCATGACCAGGTGAGACACCTGTAGCTTCAGCTACAGACTGTTCGGGGCAACAGTCATAATGCCAGCTATCCTTCGCTACAAACTAGACCAGGAGATAAACTTGGCTATAAAAGTCGGAGCCACAGTTATTGAATACATGCCCAGTTTCATGCTGGCGTACTTCGAGCGAGCCCGAGAAATAGGCATTGACATAAGACAGACGAAGTTGCGGATTGCAATAGGAATCGGTGAACCCTGGTCTGAAGCCAACAAGAAAAATTTCTTAGCCCAATATGGAATGCCCTATTTTTCATGGTGGGGATCTATGGATTTAGGCATAATGGGTGCTGATTGTGAAGCCCGAAGCGGAATGCACCTTTTCGCAGACCGCTATATTATTGAGGTTGTTGATCCAGAAACGGGGAAAGCTCTTCCGGACGGGGAGGAAGGAGAATTCATCATTACCGCCCTGTCCAATCAGACGATGCCCCTCATCAGATACAGACCTGGAGATGTAGGAAGGATGTTTCCCTATGAACCCTGCTCATGCGGTCGAACCCTGCCGAGGATGAGCTCTGTCAGAGGGAGAGTTTCTCACTTAATTAACATCCGGGGCAAAAAGATTCTGCCACTTGATGTTGAGGAGGTAGTTGCAAGTATCGACGGTCTGGCAGGCGATTATATGGTGGACGTATACAAACCTGGAGAAATGGAAAAACTAAAGGTGAAGATAGAATATAAACCAGATGTACAAAACCTGAAGACCCTTAAGGATAAGGTGCATGAAGCGTTTCAGCGTAATTACGGCTTAGACAGCGATGTAGAACTGGTTCTAAAAGGGTCCCTTAGCACCGGCTTCGCATTTAAGACAGCCCGCATAACCAAAACGTATTAGGAGGAAACCACATGGAAGATAAAAGAAAATACTGGGATCCTGAAAAAGAGACAATGCCCTTGGATAAGCTCCAGGAACTTCAGGGGCAAAGGCTCCGGGTGTTGACAACACTTGCTTATGAAAAGACATCACTCTACCGTCGAAAATTCGATGAAGCAGGTATAAAACCATCAGATATAAAGACAGTTGAGGATATCAGGAATCTCCCATTAACTGACGATGTAGAGGACATCCGAAACAGACCGCTCTCAGACAGACTGACCGTCCTGCCAGGGGAGATAGAAAGATTCAATTCCACCTCCGGCACCACGACGGGTATGCCTGAGCCCATACCATTCAATAAGAAAGACACAGATACCCTTATAGACGCTGAGGCACAGGGAAGATGGACGGTAGGAGTAAGGCGTAATGATACAGCTCAGATCCTGACCAATTATGACATTTCTGAAATGGGCTATGACAGGTTAGGTGCAACATTTCTCCTTCTCAGCGCAGGAAGATTTATGCTGGACAAGCAGATAATGATAAGCAAGACGGCCGGGGTAACGGTTTTAGAGCATTTCCCAAGCCAGCTGAAGAGGTTTGCGTCCCAGGCACAGGAAATGGGAATCAATGTAAGAGACCTTCATTTAAGGATGATTATAGGTGTGGGAGAACCTCTTCCGGATTCCGAGAAAATTCAACTGGAGGAACTCTTTGGTGCACCTGTAATGACCTTGTGGCATATGATGGAATCAGGACCCATCGCTGCAGAGTGTGAAGCAAGGAAAGGATTGCATATCTTTTCCCATCGGTCAATCCTTGAGGTTGTTGACCCTGAAAACGGAGAGGCACTTCCCTATGGTGAAGAGGGAGAATTGATTGTAACCCCCCTGCTATATGAAACGATGCCGCTAATCAGATACAGGACAGGTGATGTAGCAAAAATACTGCCCTATGAACCCTGTTCTTGTGGCCGCACACTGCCAAGGATGAGCCTTGTCAAAGGAAGGGTATCACAAATAACAGGCAGAAAGGGTAAAAAACGCGGGAGGCTATAAAATTCCGGACATTACGTCCTTTATCACCTGATATATTTACATATCTTCTTCCAGGGCGAATTCCCACTTACAACTGACATCCTCAGGAGACTTTCTGGGAGGGCCATCCAGGAACCTTACCTTTACCCTGGGGTCAATACTCTCGGCGTATTTCTGGAAAACTATAGTTCCCACCGGTTCACATGTGAATTCTTTTCTCCCTGCCCTTTCCATTGCCTCAAGGGAAGGACACTTGTAAAGGGCAAAGACCCCTCTTTTCTCCGATACTTCCTCTATCTTCTGTTCCATACAGGGGACAAAGGCAGACTGTTTTAAGGTCTCAATAATCCCCGGAATACCTTCCTCTTTTATCCCAAGGGTCTTTCTCAACAACCTTGCTTCATAAGGAAAGTATCCTTCCCATGCCTTCGTATCCATCTCGAGGGCCGCCTCATAGCCAAACTTCTTTTCCACTTCAAGAAACCAGAATCCGTCAAGGGCAAGAAATAATCTTGCATATACCTTTATCAGGTTTATCAGTTCCTCCTTAGAAAGCCTGGCGAGATCCATTTCCTTCATAATACTAACCTCCTTGTGTATTTTAGAATACTTACCTATCTGTAATTCTTAAGCCTCAAGCATTCCCCCCGAATCCTTGAATCCTTGACTCCTCATGATTTCACCAACTTTTTTGGAGATGATCCATGTTTATTGGTCAGACCCAGTCTCCTCCACGTTATCTTTTCCACTTTGATATTTCCAAACCGCCACGTTATGTTCTCGCAGGCTGCTAGAAAAGCAGTGAGTACCATCATTCTTTGAAACAAAATAGAGATAACCTACTTTAGCAGGGAAAAGAGCGGCTCTTATAGAGTCCTCTCCTGGGTTAGCAATCGGACCTGGAGGAAGCTTGTAATGTAAGTAGGTGTTGTAAGGGCTCCTTCTTTTGAGATGCCTTTTAGTTATATTGCCATCGAAATTGGCAATACCATAGATAACAGTTGGATCACTTTGCAGTTTGATACCCTTCTTAAGCCTGTTATGGAATACAGCCGAGATTAAAGGGCGCTCCGATGGTTTTCCAGTCTCCTTTTCAATAATAGAGGCAAGGGTAACAACTTTTTTCATTGTAAACCCCAACTGTTTTGCTCTTCCATCGTATCTACTGGTATAAACCCTTTTAAACCGGCTTACCATCATTTTCAATATATTGCTTTCGCCTATATATCGGGGCATACTGTAGGTATCCGGGAACAAATAACCCTCTAGGCTATCCCCCTCGATTCCCAAAGATGATATAAAAGAGGGGTCAAAACACTTTTCAAGAAAACTTTCACTATTGGCGAGTTCGAGACTGTCCAGTAAATCTGCTACCTGATATATATTATACCCCTCCGGTATTGTAACAAAATGCTCAACTACCTTTCCTTTAACCAATATATCCAATATCTCTAAAGGCACCATGGCTGTATTCAGGGAATACTCTCCCGGTTTAATCCTCTTAGCTGCCTGATGGAATCTAACTAATAAGGAAAACCCCCTTATATCTTTAATAATCCCTTCCTGTTTCAGAAGCTCAGCCGCTTCAGTGAAAGTGGCTCCTGGATGAATATAGACCACTTTATAGATCTTTGTATAGCTGGCAGGAGTAGCAAGATACAGAAAGATACTCAGTGCCACTAATAGTCCCAGGACAATCAACAACATCAGGATATAAGAAATAGCTCTCTTCATTTTAGCTTACCCTGTCCTGCTGTCTAAGTATCCCTGCAAAATGAATACTGCTGCCATTTTATTGATAACCTTCTTCCTCTTCTTACGACTGATATCCGCCTCTAACAAAAACCTGTTGGCAGCTACTGTAGAGAGCCGTTCGTCCCACGCAATTACAGGGATATTCAGAATCTTTTTAATGGTCTCTACCAGGGCTAGCACCTCTTCTGCCTGCTTACCTATGGTACCATCCATATTTTTAGGCAGCCCCACTACTATCTCTAAAGGATTATATTGGTCCATCAGCTTCCTGAGTTCTTCAAGGTCGCTATCCAGATTCTTACGCGTTATAGTCGTAACCCCTTGAGCGGTCCATCCCATATCATCGCTCACTGCCACACCAATGGTCTTACTCCCCACATCCAGACCCATTATCCTCATGTATCCTTCTCCAAGATTTTAGAATCAGACAGGTAAAAACCGGGCAAATTTATTGATTATGATATAATATACGCAACCTGGAAGTCAAGGAATTTGGACGTTTTTGTTCTTGACTAACTTATATATCTCAAGTAAATTAGCTAAGTCAACTACCATCGGCTAAAACCGATGATTTGAGGATTCAAGGATAATAAAAGGTCATTTCATGTTTAATGCGATAACGGATGTAGAAGGGATCAGGGTAGGACATGCCAGCGACTTTGAAGGTCTTACAGGGTGTACCGTAATCCTCTGTGAAGACGGGGCAACCGGCGGGATCGACATCAGAGGATCAGCGGCAGGAACACGCCAGACAGATTCCCTCCAGTCACAGCATCTCCTTGAAGAGGTCTATGCTATTCTCTTAGCTGGTGGGAGTGCCTTTGGCCTCGATGCTGCCGGAGGAGTAATGAAATATCTGGAAGAAAAGGGAAAGGGGTTTCCCACCTCTGCCACAAAAGTCCCTATCGTACCAACCGCAATAATCTATGACCTTTCCTTCGGAAGCTACAAGGTCCGACCCAATAAGGAGATGGGCTATAAAGCCTGTAAGGCTGCAACATCTGGAAAAGTCAAGGAGGGAAGCATTGGAGTGGGTACAGGAGCTACTGTTGGCAAGCTCTTTGGTATCGAGAGGGCAATGAAGGGAGGGTTTGGCACAGCCTCCAAAAAACTCTCAAATGGCCTGATTGTAGGAGCGGCTGTTGCAGTAAACGCATTCGGTGATGTAGTAAACAACGAGATTAGAGAAATAATTGCTGGTGCCAGGGATTCCGAGGATGGGCATTCGCTTATAAACTCTTTTGAACATATGAAGAAAGGGATAACGGGCAAAGAGGAATTCTTTCAGAATACAACCCTTGGGGTTGTGGCTACCAACGCCCTTTTAACTAAAATGCAGGCAATCAAGGTTGCCCAGATGGCACACACGGGGTTTGCCAAAACAATATCCCCAATACATCTGTCGTCTGATGGAGATCTGGTCATCACCCTTTCAACACGTAAATTAAAGGCAGAGATTAATACCATTGGACTTCTGGCTGAAGAGGCTATAATCGAAGCGGTCAAAAGAGCAGTCATTGCCGCTGATGGTTTCGGGATTGTACCGGCTTATAAGGATATTGTTAAGAATCACATCCCTTGAAATGATGTCTTTTGTAAACAACACTAAAGAAGTACTACGATTACTCAAAGATGCCGAAGGATACATATCCGGCGAGAGAGTCGCCCGGGGATTAAACATCTCAAGGGCAGCTGTCTGGAAACAGATATGTAAACTTCGGAAAGAGGGGTTTTGTATTGATGCCCAATCCAGATTAGGTTATCACCTGGTTATCCCCCCTGATAAGCTGATCCCCCTGGAAATCAAAGATGGCATTAAGACATCCTTCGTTGGACAGGAGATATTCTATTATCCAAAGACAGAATCAACAAATTTAATCGCCAAAAACCTGGCAATAAATGAAGCCAAAGAGGGAACTGTTGTCACAGCGGAGGAGCAGACTAAGGGGAGAGGCAGACTTGATAGAAGCTGGTTATCCCCTGCGTATAAAAATATTCTTATGTCTATAATCTTTCGTCCGGATGTTCGACCTTCGCAGGTATTCTCATTAACAATGCTTACCTCCCTGGCTGTAGTCAAGGCAATTAAAGCCATTACTACACTAAACGCTCTCATAAAATGGCCCAATGATATATACATAGGTGGTAAGAAAATAGGGGGGATTCTGACAGAGTTTAGCGCTGAACATGACCGGGTAAACTTTGTAATTGTGGGAGTAGGGTTAAACGTGAATTTTGATCCTTCAATTTATCCGGAAATTAAGGATACTGCTACGAGCCTTTCAAAGGCATTGGGAAAAGAAATCTCCAGAGTAGTACTGCTCCGATCTATTCTAGAAGAGACAGAGAAAGGCTACAATTTACTTAAGAAAGGCAAGGTTACTCAAATCCGTAATGAATGGAA
This genomic window contains:
- a CDS encoding ATP-dependent helicase, with the protein product MKKYTLKTIESEADAKKPFKIKYEDELNEAQLKAVEVVDGPILVIAGAGSGKTRTLVYRVARLVEEGVKPEHILLLTFTRKASHEMLRRASEILDERCGKVSGGTFHSFANTILRRYANLIGFNNNFTILDRGDSEDVINLIRAQFGFHKKELRFPRKQAVTNVISKSINKGCPIEDVLIEDYPQFAENSYDLQKIYEEYKRYKKTKSIMDYDDLLIYLKILLQENDDIRAKLSNFYRFIMIDEYQDTNRLQANIARLLASEHQNIMAVGDDSQSIYSFRGANFRNIMDFPRIFPDTKIITIEQNYRSIQSVLDLTNEIIQHAKEKYSKTLFTRKEGKKKPVFIETQNENYQSKFIIQRISELRDGGIPLNNIAVLFRAAWHSNDLEIELASHKIPYVKYGGFKFIETAHVKDVIAHLRVVFNPLDSISWHRTLLLIEGIGPKTANDITSEIVDNKTGLQFLKENSFLMKKYHKDLTKLFSTLEQISAKDIPPTEQIRILLEYYKPLLENKYDDFNKRLNDLYSLVKICERYDNLEQFLVDVTLEPLEISQIDAGAIDKEKENLTLSTIHSAKGLEWHTVFIIFLVDGYLPSSYSLDSAENIEEERRLFYVATTRAKENLYMIKPGIEYNPRNYFSQSYSGFSRVSRFLSEGNILKKYVEKWALVP
- a CDS encoding HAD family hydrolase, which encodes MKEKIEVVSFDVDGTLVPMEFNNLIWLEELPCLIAKKEGMNFEDAQAYTISEYEKVGEGDLRWYEMNHWIEHFGLQTSFEEILSKYESRIEVFPDVIPTLERLEDRFTLILTTAMPREFLDVKIKTIKQFFKFDFSVISDFKQLKTPDSYLTICNRLDISPSEFLHIGDHWEYDYIAPREAGANAIFLDREKKMAGDFIIHDLEELEL
- a CDS encoding YggS family pyridoxal phosphate-dependent enzyme, giving the protein MSKIADNLLSVKERIEKAALKAGRDPGEVKLVVVSKTIEVEEIREAISAGATILGESYVQEAKEKIEEIGHQVGARRVVPLFWHMIGHLQTNKVKQAVSMFDMFHSVDRKVLAEEIDKRAKQSGKRVSVLIQVNISHETTKSGIERDRAISLVSEIANLTNIKVEGLMTMPPYFDDPEDARSYFKSLRELKEEIEREGLENISMRELSMGMSSDFEIAIEEGATIVRIGTAIFGERE
- a CDS encoding DUF2283 domain-containing protein, whose product is MRKIRYSKDVDALLIELSDKQIDYAEEEGQMIIHFSKDGEPVLLEILNAKDFVLDSLSSVVKEKEVAIP
- a CDS encoding DUF4258 domain-containing protein, with translation MSKKIEFSLHSLLKIEILKAHGFDISKEMVEDIIRFPDKIEEGYEGRLVAQKGIDDSHVVRVVYETGTEGYYIVTVYPGRRSRYEKD
- a CDS encoding Maf family protein; the encoded protein is MKIMKLFLASSSPRRKELLEQIGLRFEVIPSEVEEKIKDGENPVEHVLRLAEEKALVGAQFAIPLSEDSCVIAADTIVLVDGEILGKPAREQDACQMLLKLSGKDHRVITGFCILNTGNGESVKESVETTVTFKELTEEEIQRYIKTREPFDKAGGYAIQGKGSFMIREIKGSYTNVIGLPICEVVEALQRVGGG
- the proC gene encoding pyrroline-5-carboxylate reductase, with the protein product MLDDKKIGFIGSGNMAEAIIKGIIRAGVVSPKNIVSSDVSEDRRRLFSNSFGIITTPSNLELISQAEVIVLAIKPQTIGFVLKEIAKAVDISKLVISIAAGVTLKYIESNFKNNSRIVRVMPNTPALVGEGVTAVSPGSKATKEDLDIARNIFDAVGKTVVVEERYMDAVTGLSGSGPAYVFLIIDALIDAGVKVGLNRDTAKTLAVQTVFGSAKMIFETGETPSQLRDRVTSPGGTTITGLHVMEAGRLRAVIIDAVEAATNRSKELGELF
- a CDS encoding AMP-binding protein, which translates into the protein MEDKRKYWDPEKETMPLDKLQELQGQRLRVLTTLAYEKTSLYRRKFDEAGIKPSDIKTVEDIRNLPLTDDVEDIRNRPLSDRLTVLPGEIERFNSTSGTTTGMPEPIPFNKKDTDTLIDAEAQGRWTVGVRRNDTAQILTNYDISEMGYDRLGATFLLLSAGRFMLDKQIMISKTAGVTVLEHFPSQLKRFASQAQEMGINVRDLHLRMIIGVGEPLPDSEKIQLEELFGAPVMTLWHMMESGPIAAECEARKGLHIFSHRSILEVVDPENGEALPYGEEGELIVTPLLYETMPLIRYRTGDVAKILPYEPCSCGRTLPRMSLVKGRVSQITGRKGKKRGRL
- a CDS encoding DUF6125 family protein, producing MKEMDLARLSKEELINLIKVYARLFLALDGFWFLEVEKKFGYEAALEMDTKAWEGYFPYEARLLRKTLGIKEEGIPGIIETLKQSAFVPCMEQKIEEVSEKRGVFALYKCPSLEAMERAGRKEFTCEPVGTIVFQKYAESIDPRVKVRFLDGPPRKSPEDVSCKWEFALEEDM